The DNA segment CCGAGCGGGCCCGTGAGCTGCTCGGCAGCGCACCCGGTGTGGAGCTGTCCGATGTGCCGACCCCGCTGCAGGCGGCCGGCCGTGACCCGTCCTATGTCGGCCGGTTCCGAGTGGACCCGACGGTGGAGAACGGCCTCGCCCTCTTCATCTCGAACGACAATCTGCGCAAGGGCGCGGCCCTCAACGCCGTGCAGATCGCCGAACTGGTGGCCGCTTCGCTCCGCTGATTTCTTGTGAAAAGGCACCGTCCCTTGTGGGACGGTGCCTTTTTTGCATGGAAATTTGGGACTTTTTGCCCGAATCGGTAGCGCATGGCCGGTTTTGGCGGCACAGTGATGGAATGAACGACAGTGGGCTCGGCGGGGCAGGTTACTTCTGGTGCCTCCGCGACCACCGGGTTGAGAGCGGCGACCAGGTGTGTCCCGCCCAATACCGGCTCGGTCCCTACGCCACGGCGGACGAAGCGACGCGGGCACTCGACACCGTCGAGAAGCGCAATGCCGAATGGGATGCCGATGATGCCCGCTGGACAGGGGAAGCCAGCTAGATCTGTCCGGACCCCTCCGGTCGATGGCTCGTTGTCCATACCGGAGTGAGTCCCGTCTCCAGGCGCAGACGTGCCCGCAGTCATTCGCAAGGAGGAACACCTCGATGCCCGCTGCCAAAAAGGCGACGATGAGACCCGCTGTGTCCACCCGAGGGGGTGGGGGAGGCCGTGCTGCGGCTGTGCCTGCCGCTGCTACAAGAAAGGCTCCCCCCAAGGCTGTCGTGTCCAAGGCCGCTGCTACGACTCGGGGTTCGTCCTCGGCTGCCGGTAAGGGGCGTGCTGTCGCCGGGGCCAAAGCGGTGAAGCCTGTCGCGGCTGCTGCTCGGGCGGGGCGGGGGTCGGCTTCCACGCGGGTCACTGCCAAGGCGCCTGAGGTCAGGAAGACTGCTGCTCCTGTTCGGTCCGCCTCTTCTAAGGCTGCCCCTGGTAAGGCTGTTTCCTCCAAGGCTGCCGCTTCTTCCTCCAAGGTTGCCGCTTCGAAGGTCGCCGCTTCCAAGGTCGCCGCTTCCAAGGTCGCTGCCACCAAGGTCGCTGCCTCCAAGGCTGTCGCCGGCAAGCCGGCGGCCAAGGCCAAGGCTGTCGCTCCCAAGCAGGCGGTCCGGTCGGTGGAGCGCGGTGCCGTCAAGGGTGCTCGCGCCGTACCCGCAAGTCCCAAAGCGTCCGTGGTGAAGCAGAAGCAGGCGCCCAAGGCGGCCGCGCCCAAGCCGGGCCGGAACGCGGTAGTGCCGGCCGCGCGTTCCGGGCGGTCCACCGCCAAGCCGTCGGTCAGGTCTGCCGGGCGGCGGGTCGCGGCCGCGTTGAGCGGTACCGGCAAGGGGCAGGTCACCGTCTCCACCGAGGACCTGCGGAAGATGGATGAAGTCGACCCCAGCCAGGTCGAGGACGTGCCGTTCGTCGGTAAGTGGTTCCCTTCGCACTCCGGCCCGGCCACCCCCGACGCGGACTCCGACCAGTGGGGTTCCGACCGCCCCGACCTCGACGCGATCGGCGGCGGAGGCAACGGCCCGGACGCCGGCGAACCGCCTGCCGACGACGCCACCCCGGACGACGACTTCGAGGACGACGACGAGGACGAGACCACGCGCCGCAACGTCTCCACGTCACTTCCCGAGGTCTCCGAGATCGCCACGGTCCCGGACGACTTCGACGCGTCGGTGAGCACCGCCTTCATCGCCGGCGTACCGTCACCGGCCGCCCGCCCCACCGGCGCCCGCGTGGCGAAGGCCGGCCCGGCCCGGACCGCCGGCGCCAAGGTGGCACAGTCCGGCCGCGCTACCGGCCGAGCCACGGTCAAGCCGGTCTCCCCGGCGGCGGCGCCTGCTGAGGTCGCTGCCCCGGCCGAACCCAAGGCCGCTCCGGCGGCGAAGTCCGCGAGAGGCAGGGCGACTTCGGCTTCTGCTTCCGCTTCGAAGACCGAACGAGTAAGCGGCAAGAAGTCAGCCCGCACCGCAGCAACGCCGGCGACGAAGACGACGGCGACCAAGTCGGCTGCGACCAAGTCAGCTGCGACCAAGTCAGCGGCGACCAAGTCAGCGGCGACCAAGTCAGCGGCGACCAAGTCAGCTGCGACCAAGGCGGCGGCTACCAAGACGGCGGCTGCGAAGGCGGTCGGGGTCAAGGCGACTGCGGCGAGGACGGCTGCTTCCAAGGTCGCCGGAACCAAGGCGACCGCGGCGAAGTCGACGGCAGCGGCGACCAAGGCCGCCGGGGCTAAGGCGGCTGCTACCAAGGCCGCCGGCACCAAGGTGACTGCTACCAAGGCCGCTGGGGCTAAGGCGACCGCGACCAGGGCGGCCGGGACCAAGGCGACCGCGACCAGGGCGGCTGCTACCAAGGCTGCGGGTGCCAAGGCGACCGTCTCGAAGGCGGCTACTGCCAAGGCGACCGGGACCAGAGCCACTGCGGCGAAGGCGACCGGAACCAAGGTGGCTTCGAAGGCTACGGCGACCAGGACTACGGCGGCCAAGACTGCTGGGGTGAAGGCGACCGCTGCTAAGGCGACTCCGACGCGGGCCGCCGGTACCAGGGCGGCTGCGACGAAGGCGACCGCTACCAAGTCGACCGCTACTAAGGCGGCTGGCGCGAAGGCGACTGCGACCAGGGCGACTGCGAACAGGACTGCGGCTAGTAAGGCGGCTCCCGTCAAGGCGGGCAAGGCGGTGGCTACCAGGGCTACGGCGGCTAAGGTCGCCGGCGGTAAGGCTGGTGCCAAGGCGACCGGAGCGAAGGCCACCAAGGCTACGGCGACCAAGACGGCCACGAAGGCCACTACTGCCAAGGCGACTGCGGCCAAGGCGACGGCGGCCAAGGCGACGGCTACTAAGGCGGCCAAGGCCACGGCTTCCAAGGCTGCCGCCACCAAGTCGACCGCTACTAAGGCAACCGGTACCAGGGCTGCCGCGGTCAAGGCCGGTAAGGCTACGGCTGCCAAGGCTACGACCAGGGCCGCTGGTGCCAAGGCGACCCTTTCGAAGGCGGCTACCACCAAGGCGACCAAGGCGACCGCTGCCAAGGCGACCGCTGCCAAGGCGACCGCTGCCAAGGCGACCAAGGCGACAGGGACCAAGGCGGCAGGGACCAAGGCGACTAGCGCGAAGGCCGCCGGGACCAAGTCCACTGCGGCGAAGGCGAGCACCGCCAAGGCGAGGGTCGGCAAGGCGGCGACGGCTAAGGCCACCACTGCCAAGAGCGCTGCTGCCAAGGCCACTACCGCCAGGGCCACTACTGCCAAGGCGACCGCGACCAAGGCGACCGCGACCAAGGCCGCTGCAGGCAAGGCATCCACTGCCAAGACGGCCGCCAAGAGTGGTAACGCCCGGGCCACCTCGCCCAAGGCTGCGACGGGAGCGACCGGGCGTACCGCGGCGAACAAGTCGGCTGCCGCCAAGGCGGGGAGTCCGGCCGGTAACTCCGCCAAGACGACTAGGGTCGCTCGCGCTTCGGGGGCTAACGCGGGCGAGGGCTCCGGGCGTACGACGTCAAGGGTTGCGCGCAAGCGGTAACGGAAAGAGGGACCACCGTGCGGGCCACGCCGATCGGCGTGGCCCGCGTGTGTGTCGTGGGCCTGGTAGGAATGTCGGGTGCCGATCAAGAAGGTCATAGCGCCGCAGATCGACTTCTCCGGGTTGCGGCAGGAGTTGCGCCTGCCCGACGAGTTCCCGGTTGAGGTTCTCGCGGAGGCTGAGGAGGCGGCGCGCACGGCGCTGCCCGAAAACGATCAGACGGACGTGCCGTTCGTGACCATCGATCCGGCCTCGTCGCGGGACCTTGATCAGGCGATGCATCTGAGCCGGCGGGAGGGTGGCGGTTACCGGGTTCGCTATGCGATCGCGGATGTCGCCACGTTCGTGCCGGCGGGCTGGGCGGTCGCGGCGGAGAGCTGGGTACGGGGACAGACCGTCTACCTGCCCGACGGCCGTATCCCCCTGCACCCGCCGGTGCTCAGTGAAGGCGCGGTGAGTCTGCTCCCCGACGCCGACCGTGCCGCGGTGGTGTGGACCATCGACCTGGACGCCGAGGGTGCGACCGTCGGTGTCGCGCTGGAGCGGGCGCGGGTCCGCAGCCGGGCCAAGCTGGACTACGCGAGCGTGCAGCAGCAGGTCGACGCGGGTTCGGCGCCGGAGTCGGTGGCGCTGCTGCCGGAGATCGGCACGCTGCTCGCCCGGCGGGCCGCGGATCGTGGCGCGGTGAACCTTCCGCTGCCGTCGCAGGAGGTCGAACGCGACGGTGACGGCTGGCGGCTGGCTCTGCGGGCCCCGCTGCCGGTCGAGGAGCACAACGCGCAGATCTCGCTGCTCACCGGGATGGCCGCTGCGGCGATCATGCTGGAGGGCGGGGTCGGGCTGCTGCGGACGATGCCCGCGCCGAAACCGGAGGCCGTCGAGAAACTCCGGGCCGCCGCCGCGTCGCTGGGGATCGAGTGGCCGGCCGGAGCATCGGTCGGTGCGGTGGTCGGGTCGGTGGATCCGGCGAATCCGCGAGGTGCGGCATTCCTGGAACAGGCCGCGGACCTGCTGAGGGGAGCGGCCTACACAGCGTTCGGCGTGCCCGGCAGCGAAGGGATTCCCGAGTTGACCGGGCACGGTGGAGTCGGAGCTCCCTACGCCCACGTCACCGCACCGCTCAGGAGGCTGGCCGACCGCTACGCCACCGAGACCTGCCTGGCACTGCATGAGGGCCGCCCGATCCCGGACTGGGCCCGCGAGGCCCTGCCGCAACTGCCGAAGACGATGTCGAGCACGGACCGGACCGCGTCGGCGGCGGATCGTGGGGCGATCGATCTGGCCGAGGCGGTGCTGCTGGAGCAACGGGTGGGTGAGACGTTCGAGGCGGCGGTGCTGGATCGGGAGGAAGGGTCGGAGAAGCGGCCGGCGCAGGGGACGATCGCGATCGACGAGCCGGCCGTGCGGGCCCGCTGTCTCGGTGATCTGCCGCTGGGCAGCCGCATCGAGGTGCGGCTCACCACCGCGGACCCGTCGACCAGGACGGTCCGGTTCGAGAAATCGTGATGTGTAGTCTCTTCGATCAATCGACGAGGGGACTGCACGGTGAATCGAGCCTGGAGCACTGTGGCGGCGCGGACCGCCTCGGTGGCGCTGCTGGTCGCCGGCCTGGCCGGGGGCGTCTACCTGGGCGAGCAGGCCGGCACGCCGGAGGCTGCCGGGTTCGCCCAGGTCGAGGTGAGCGACATGCAGCTGCTCAAGGAACGGCAGAACGAGCACACCGCGGCCCGCGCGATGCGGCACGAGGCGGAGACCGAGGCTGCCGGGAAGGCCGCGACGGAGGCGAAACGGGCCGCGGGTGAGGCGCGCACGCTGGAGAAGAAGCGGATCACGAAGAAGAAGGCGGAAGCGGAGGCGAACGCCGGTCCCGTCCCCTTCACCGGTCCGATTCCCGGCTCGTGCAAGGAGTTCAGCGGCAGCCGCGCGGTCGGCTGCACGCTGATGCTGGCGAAGGGGTTCGGGATCGCCGAGTTCCCCTGCCTCAACCAGCTGTGGAACAAGGAGAGCGGCTGGAACTACAAGGCCGAGAACCGCAGCTCCGGCGCCTATGGCATTCCGCAGGCGCTGCCGGGTAGCAAGATGGGCTCGGTCGCCGCCGACTGGAAGACCAATCCGGCGACGCAGATCAAGTGGGGACTCGGGTATGTGAAGGGTCGCTACAAGACGCCGTGCGGCGCGTGGACCTACTTCCAGAACAACGGGCATTATTGATCTTCGTACGAGGGGAGCTGCCGTGCGCTCCCCTCGTACGAATGATCAGAAGGTGTGCTCGGCGGCGGGGAACTCGCCGCTCCTGACCTCCGCCGCGAATTGCCGCGTCGCCTCGGTGAGGGCGCCGGCCAGATCGGCGTAACGCTTCACGAACCGCGGCGCCTTGCCGGTTCGAAGACCGGCCATGTCCTGCCAGACCAGCACCTGCGCGTCGGTGTCCGGCCCGGCGCCGATGCCCACCGTCGGAATCTCCAGCTCCTTGGTGATCTGCTGTGACACGTCACCGGGCACCATCTCGAGGACGACGGCGAAGGCGCCCGCGTCGGCGACCGCCCGGGCGTCCGAGATGACCTCGGCGCCCTCGTTCTCCCGGCCCTGGACGCGGTATCCGCCGATGGTGTGCTCGCGCTGCGGCGTGAAGCCGATGTGCGCCATCACCGGGATGCCGGCGCCGGTGATCGCCTCGATCTGCGGGGCCATCCGGCGGCCGCCTTCGAGCTTCACGGCGTGGCAGCCGCCCTCCTTCATGAAGCGGACCGCGGTGCGCAGTGCCTGCGTCGGGCCCTCCTCATAGCTGCCGAACGGCAGGTCGCCCACGATCAGCGCGGTCTTCGTCGCCCGGACCACCGCCTTGACCAGCGGCAGCATCTCGTCGACGGTGACCGGCAGGGTGGTCTCGTGGCCGTAGACGTTGTTCGCCGCCGAGTCGCCGACGAGCAGGACCGGCACACCGGACTGGTCGAAGATCGAGGCGGTGTACATGTCGTAGGAGGTCAGCATCGGCCAGCGGTCGCCACGAACCTTCGCGTTGATCAGGTCACGGGTACGGACGCGACGGGTCGGCGGGCCGCCGTACAGGGTGGCAATTTCCGACATTTCACATATCTCCTTCCCTCGAGGCCGCGCGGATGCGGTCCCCGGGTGCGGTAAATGGTCGCACCCGAAAGCGCCCGCCGGTCAGAGGTCAGTGGAGGTTTTCACACGGGTTTCGCACCTTCGCGAAACGAGTTGGTAATGGGCAGGCGGCGGTCCCGCCCGAACGCCTTGCCCGAGATCTTGGTGCCCGGCGCTGACTGCCGGCGCTTGTACTCGGCCAGATCGATCATGCGGAGGACCCGGTCCACCAGGGCGGCGTCGTTCCCAGCTTCGATCAACTCGGCGCGGCCCATGTCGTGGTCCACGTAACCGCGGATGATCGGGTCGAGCACCTCGTAGTCCGGCAGCGAGTCCGAGTCCTTCTGATCCGGCCGCAGCTCGGCGCTCGGCGCCTTGGTGATCGAGTTCTCCGGGATCGGCGCGTTCCCCTGCGTGTTCCGCCAGCGCGCGAGCTTCCACACCATGGTCTTCGGCACGTCCTTGAGCGGATTGAATCCGCCGACCGAGTCGCCGTAGAGCGTCGAGTAGCCGACCGCCAGCTCGCTCTTGTTGCCGGTGGTCAGGACCAGGTGGCCTTCCTGGTTCGACAGCGCCATCAGGATGACGCCGCGGACCCGGGCCTGCAGGTTCTCCACCGTCACGCCGGAGAGCGACATGTTCGCGAGGAAGGCGTCGACCATCGGCTGGATCGGTTCGGCCCGGTAGTCGATGCCGGTCCGCTTGGCCAGCTCGGCGGCGTCGTCCTTGGAATGCTCCGAGGAGTAGCCGCTGGGCATCGAGACGGCGAAGACGCGTTCCGGCCCGAGGGCGTCGACGGCGATGGCGGCGACGACGGCGGAGTCGATGCCGCCGGACAGGCCGAGGATGACCGATCGGAACCGATTCTTGTTGACATAGTCTTTCAAGCCGAGAGTGAGCGCCGCCCAGACCTCGGCCTCGTCCTCGATCCGTTCCGCGATACCGCCCTCCCTCGTGCCGTCCTCCCTCGTGCCCGGGATTTCCGGACTCAGGGCGATGCTCTCGCGAGTGATCGCCATGTCGTCGGCGATCGACTGCTCGACTCGCGGCTTCGCCGCATCGGTCTCGCGGGCCTCGTTCGGCGCGGCGTCGGCATCGGGCAGATCCAGATCGTGTACGAGGAGAGCCTCACTGAACTGACCGGCCCGGGCCAGCAGGACCCCGTCCGGGGACACGATCATCGAGTCGCCGTCGAAGACCAGTTCGTCCTGCCCGCCGACGGCGTTGACGTAGGCGACGGTCGCCCCCGCCTCGGCGGCCCGGCGCTGCACGAGCGGAAGCCGTACGTCGTCCTTGTTCAGCTCGTACGGCGAGGCGTTGATGTTGACGACCAGGCCGGCGCCGGCCCGCCGAGCCGCGGTGAACGGCCCGCCCGCCTGCCAGATGTCCTCGCAGACGGTCAGCGCGACGTCGACCCCGCCCAGCCGCACGACCGTCAGCGACGTCCCGGGCTCGAAGTACCGGTCCTCGTCGAAGACGCCGTAGTTGGGCAGGTGGTGCTTGAAGTAGGTGGCGACGACCCGGCCGCCGTGCAGCAGCGCCGAGGCGTCCCGCCGCCCGCTGCCGGCGACCGCGTCCGAACTGGTGTGCGCCGGGCCGTCGGCGTCCACGTAGCCGACGACCACGGCCAGGTCGCCGAGCCCGTCGGCTTGCAGGTCGGCGGCGAGCCGGTGCAGGGCGTCGCGGGAGGCGGCGACGAACGAGTTGCGGAAGACGAGATCCTCGATCGGGTACCCGGTCAGCATCATCTCCGGGAAGGCGACGAGGTGCGCGCCGGCCGCGTGCGCCTCGCGGGACCAGCGGCGTACCGCCTCCGCATTGCCGTGAATGTCACCGACGGTCGAGTTCACTTGAGCAAGGGCGATGCGCAGCGTGGGCATGGCCCATATTGTTCCCCGGCTCACGCCTTTCCGATCGTGACCCGGGCCGACGTCACAGGCCGTGCGCAGCGTAGTCTCGACGGACAGGATCGATACGGCACGAGGGGTGGAAGTGGACCGACAGCAGGAGTTCGTGCTTCGGACGCTCGAGGAGCGCGACATCCGTTTTGTCCGTCTTTGGTTCACCGACGTGCTGGGCACGCTGAAGAGCGTCTCGGTCGCCCCGGCGGAGCTGGAGTCGGCGTTCGAGGAGGGCATCGGCATCGACGGCTCGGCGATCGAGGGCTTCGCCCGGGTCTACGAGTCGGACATGGTCGCCATGCCGGACCCGACCACCTTCCAGGTCTTCCCGTTCGAGGGCGGCGTCAGCGGCGAGAGCGCCCGGATGTTCTGCGACATCCTGCTCCCCGACGGCAGCGCCGCCTGGGCCGACCCGCGTCACGTGCTGCGCCGCGCCCTGGCCAAGGCCGCCGAGAAGGGCTTCACCTTCTACACCCACCCCGAGGTCGAGTTCTTCCTGATCCAGGACGGGGAGAACGACGGCTCGGTGCCGGTGCCGGTCGACAGCGGTGGCTACTTCGACCACACCACCCACGCGATCGCCCGTGACTTCCGCCGCCAGGCCGTCCTCGCGCTGGAGCGGATCGGCATCTCGGTCGAGTTCAGCCACCACGAGGTCGCGCCCGGCCAGCAGGAGATCGACCTGCGCTACGCGGACGCGCTGACCACGGCCGACAACATCATGACGTTCCGGCACGTGGTCAAGGAGGTGGCGCTCTCCCAGGGCGTGAAGGCCACCTTCATGCCGAAGCCGTACACCGACCAGCCCGGCTCGGGCATGCACACCCACCTGTCGCTGATGGAGGGCGAGCGCAACGCCTTCTACGACCCCGAGGACCCGCAGAAGCTGTCGAAGACGGCTCGCGCGTTCATCGCCGGTCTGCTGGTGCACGCCCGGGAGTACACGGCGATCACCAACCAGTGGGTGAACTCCTACAAGCGGCTCTTCCCGCTGCAGCTGCCGGACCGGATCACCGAGTCCCCGGCGTTCGTGAGCTGGGGCCACCTCAACCGGTCCGCGCTGGTCCGGGTGCCGGCCTTCGGCAAGCCCAGTTCGGCCCGCGTCGAGGTCCGCTCGATCGACTCGGCGGCCAACCCCTACCTCGCCTTCGCCGTCATGCTCGGCGCCGGCCTCAAGGGCATCGAGGAGGGCTACGAGCTTCCCCCGGGCGCCGAGGACGACGTGTGGTCGCTCTCGCCGGCCGAGCGCAAGGCCGCCGGTTACGAAGCGCTGCCGGAGAACCTGTCCGAGGCGATCGACGTGATGGCCGGCTCGGAGCTGATCGCCGAGGTGCTCGGCGAGCACGTCTTCGACTTCTTCCTGCGCAACAAGCGGGCCGAGTGGGAGCAGTTCCGCCGCGAGGTCACGCCCTACGAGCGTCAGCGGTACCTCGGCGCGCTCTGATCACGAACGTAAAAGAAACGCCAGGCGGCGGCGATCCTCCCCGTGGAGAGTGAGGATCACCGCCGCCTGACTGGTTCGGCTGCCTGCGCTGGGGTGGGGGCTACCCCGTTGTCAGCCGACCTGTAGGGCACCCGATGGACCGCCCGTTCCCCTGATCCGATCCACCGGGTGCCTGCCTTCACCTGTCCTGGTCGCCGTCGCCGGGGAAACCACCGTCGTGGTCCCCGTCGCCGTCGCCGGGACGCGCGCTGAAGCTGGGCTGCGGCCTCGCGCTGGAGCTGTAACCGAAACTCGGCCGGACGCTGCCGCTGGGCCGGACATAGCCGCTGGGCCGGACGCTGCCGCTCGGCCGGACTCCCGGCCTGCGCAGGTCGAAGCAGTAATTCTCGACGCGGGTGCGGTCCTTCTTGCCGGCCTTGCGGACGAGATCGCGGAAGTGGTCGTCGTCGAGGGCCCGCCATCGGCCGTCCCGGTCTCGTCCGTCGAACTCGGTGCACAGGTCGGCCACCTTCGGGCGCGGCCGGGCTGAGCTGGAGGGCTTCGGGGAGTCCGACGGCTTCGGGCGCGGGGACCAGCTGGGGGAGGACTCCGGCGAGCGGGACGGCTCGGCGGACGAGGAAGCGAACATCGGGTTGGGCAGGGCGCCGGTCGACGCGGCGAGCGCCACGCCGCCCACTGTCGCGGTGGTGGCGAACGCCGCCGCCGCGACCTTGAAGGTCAGAAGCTTGAGCATCGGATTTCTTCTCCGGGCGACCGCCGGTGCGGGGGAGTGGGCCGCGGCCCGGAACGCGGCCATCGCCGTGGCCTCCCCGGCCAGCTCCCGATCCGTGGCGGGCGCCGCCGCCGCGGACAGGAGATCGGCCAGCGGATGCCCGTGCCGGTCTCCGCGCAGCAGACTCTCCGCGGTCGTCCGGTCCATCGGGCCTCCTCCCTCGGGGCTGCCTCTCTCGGGGCTGCTCATCTCATCTCCTTCAGCGCCGGCGCCGGAAAATGTGTCACCGGCGGAGGTTTGCGCTGCTCAGGGATGTTGAGCCGCTGAGCGAGCCGGCCCAGCCCGCGGTAGGCGGCGGTACGCACCGCCCCGGGGCGCCGGCCCAGGATCCTCCCGGTCGTCTTGGCGTCGAGGCCGACGACGACGCGCAGCATGACGGCCTCGGCCATCTCCTGCGGAAGGGACGCGATCAGCGTGAGCGCCGCTTCGGTGGTGACCAGTTCCAGAGCACGATCGGCGGTGTCGTCGTCGGCGCGCATCTCCGCCAGATATTCGTCGGCGTGACCGGACGCCGACTGCGGGCGCCGGCGCTGCGCGCGCAGCAGGTCCATGGCGCGGTGCCGGGCGATCGTCGCGGTCCAGCCGCGGAAGCCGTCGCCGTCACCTTTGAACGAGCGCAGGTCGCGGGCGATCTGCAGCCACGCCTCGGAAGCCACGTCCTCGGCGTCCTCGCCGACGAGCACGCGCAGATAGCGGAGCAGCGCCGGTTGTTGCAGGCGGTAGAGCTGCCGGAACGCGTTCTCGTCGCCGGACTGCGCGGCGCGCACCACGGCGTCGAGCTCTTCCGGTGCCAGCATGCGACCTCCGTGCGTTCCCCGTACGTGCACTGTCCGGATCCGCCGGGCAGGCAGGCTCCCGTGGTTACAGCGCCGGGCCGCGAGAATGTGTCACAGCTCGGTTCGGAAGAAAAGTTTGAGCCGTCCTTTCGACGTGGTAGATCGTCTCCGATACGGTCGGGTGCTGACATCATGCGACAAGGGAGAAGCCGTGCTGGAAGACCTGCTTGAAGGCGCCGGGCGGAGCATCGTTTTCGGTCTGGTCGGCATCGGCCTGATGGCGATCGGCTACCTGCTGATCGACGTGCTCACCCCCGGCAAGCTCAAGGACCTGATTTTCGTCGAACGCAACCCCAACGCGTCCTTGCTGCTGGCCGCGAACCAGCTGGGCATCTCGGCGATCGTTTTCACCGCCATCTTCACGAGCTACGACTCGTTCGGAGAGGGCCTGGCCTCCACGGTCCTTTTCGGTCTCGTCGGCATCGGCATCATGGGCCTCGCCTTCCTCGTCCTGGACTGGATGACGCCCGGCAAGCTCGGCGAGGTCATCTGCACGCCCGAGCGCCACGGCGGCGCGCTGGTGAGCGCCGCTTCGCACTTCGGCGCAGCCCTGATCGTCTGCGCCTGCATCTCCTGACGCCGCACGCTCAGCGGTCTTGATCGTTTCACCACCGGATCCGGTGTAGAACGGTCAAGATCGCTGCGGATCCTCACCCCGACGTCCGGCCGAAGTCTCCGATCGCTCCGACCATGCCCATGCGGCGGACCCGGGGTAGGTCCTCCGTTATCGCCGCTGCTGACATCAAGATGGGGATCGCCGCCAGTTGAGCCACCGCCACCCAGTGGCCCAGCGGGATGGTGGCGAGGACGGCTGCCGCGGCGGCGAACCGGTACCAGATCCGGTCGAGCCCGAGCAGCCACAGGAAGACGGCGTGGCCGACGTAGTAGAGGGCCACGCCGCCACTGAGCGCGATCGCCGTACCCCAGTGCATCGGCTCGAACGCGTATCCGACCGTCTTCTTGATGCCGACCGCTGTCACCACGATGCCGAGCAGCATCGGCAGGTGGCCCCAGCCCCAGGCGTTCAGCGCGAGCCGTCCCCGCCGCCGCGGATCGGTGCACCCGGCGAGCACGTGCTCGGCCCGCCGGTCGTCACCGGCGAAGTAGCACCACCACAGGTAGTACGCGATGCAGAGCCCGAGCACCGCGACGAGGACCGCCTCGAAGTCCAGCGGCACGTCCCGGAACCCCAGCCCGATCGCGATGATCGACTCACCGATCGCAATGATCATGACGAGGCTGTGCCGCTCGACGAAGTGCCCGGCCGCGAGCGAGTGCATCTCGAGCGGATGGACGTATCCCGCGGCGAGCTGGACGAGCGGCGCCGCGATCCA comes from the Actinoplanes sp. OR16 genome and includes:
- a CDS encoding NAD+ synthase, whose translation is MSRSSSVRSTNSCCRSTSTPRAVSILSVETTLRTACDVGPGHDRKGVSRGTIWAMPTLRIALAQVNSTVGDIHGNAEAVRRWSREAHAAGAHLVAFPEMMLTGYPIEDLVFRNSFVAASRDALHRLAADLQADGLGDLAVVVGYVDADGPAHTSSDAVAGSGRRDASALLHGGRVVATYFKHHLPNYGVFDEDRYFEPGTSLTVVRLGGVDVALTVCEDIWQAGGPFTAARRAGAGLVVNINASPYELNKDDVRLPLVQRRAAEAGATVAYVNAVGGQDELVFDGDSMIVSPDGVLLARAGQFSEALLVHDLDLPDADAAPNEARETDAAKPRVEQSIADDMAITRESIALSPEIPGTREDGTREGGIAERIEDEAEVWAALTLGLKDYVNKNRFRSVILGLSGGIDSAVVAAIAVDALGPERVFAVSMPSGYSSEHSKDDAAELAKRTGIDYRAEPIQPMVDAFLANMSLSGVTVENLQARVRGVILMALSNQEGHLVLTTGNKSELAVGYSTLYGDSVGGFNPLKDVPKTMVWKLARWRNTQGNAPIPENSITKAPSAELRPDQKDSDSLPDYEVLDPIIRGYVDHDMGRAELIEAGNDAALVDRVLRMIDLAEYKRRQSAPGTKISGKAFGRDRRLPITNSFREGAKPV
- the panB gene encoding 3-methyl-2-oxobutanoate hydroxymethyltransferase is translated as MSEIATLYGGPPTRRVRTRDLINAKVRGDRWPMLTSYDMYTASIFDQSGVPVLLVGDSAANNVYGHETTLPVTVDEMLPLVKAVVRATKTALIVGDLPFGSYEEGPTQALRTAVRFMKEGGCHAVKLEGGRRMAPQIEAITGAGIPVMAHIGFTPQREHTIGGYRVQGRENEGAEVISDARAVADAGAFAVVLEMVPGDVSQQITKELEIPTVGIGAGPDTDAQVLVWQDMAGLRTGKAPRFVKRYADLAGALTEATRQFAAEVRSGEFPAAEHTF
- the glnA gene encoding type I glutamate--ammonia ligase, which encodes MDRQQEFVLRTLEERDIRFVRLWFTDVLGTLKSVSVAPAELESAFEEGIGIDGSAIEGFARVYESDMVAMPDPTTFQVFPFEGGVSGESARMFCDILLPDGSAAWADPRHVLRRALAKAAEKGFTFYTHPEVEFFLIQDGENDGSVPVPVDSGGYFDHTTHAIARDFRRQAVLALERIGISVEFSHHEVAPGQQEIDLRYADALTTADNIMTFRHVVKEVALSQGVKATFMPKPYTDQPGSGMHTHLSLMEGERNAFYDPEDPQKLSKTARAFIAGLLVHAREYTAITNQWVNSYKRLFPLQLPDRITESPAFVSWGHLNRSALVRVPAFGKPSSARVEVRSIDSAANPYLAFAVMLGAGLKGIEEGYELPPGAEDDVWSLSPAERKAAGYEALPENLSEAIDVMAGSELIAEVLGEHVFDFFLRNKRAEWEQFRREVTPYERQRYLGAL
- a CDS encoding RNB domain-containing ribonuclease translates to MPIKKVIAPQIDFSGLRQELRLPDEFPVEVLAEAEEAARTALPENDQTDVPFVTIDPASSRDLDQAMHLSRREGGGYRVRYAIADVATFVPAGWAVAAESWVRGQTVYLPDGRIPLHPPVLSEGAVSLLPDADRAAVVWTIDLDAEGATVGVALERARVRSRAKLDYASVQQQVDAGSAPESVALLPEIGTLLARRAADRGAVNLPLPSQEVERDGDGWRLALRAPLPVEEHNAQISLLTGMAAAAIMLEGGVGLLRTMPAPKPEAVEKLRAAAASLGIEWPAGASVGAVVGSVDPANPRGAAFLEQAADLLRGAAYTAFGVPGSEGIPELTGHGGVGAPYAHVTAPLRRLADRYATETCLALHEGRPIPDWAREALPQLPKTMSSTDRTASAADRGAIDLAEAVLLEQRVGETFEAAVLDREEGSEKRPAQGTIAIDEPAVRARCLGDLPLGSRIEVRLTTADPSTRTVRFEKS
- a CDS encoding cell envelope integrity protein TolA, which produces MNRAWSTVAARTASVALLVAGLAGGVYLGEQAGTPEAAGFAQVEVSDMQLLKERQNEHTAARAMRHEAETEAAGKAATEAKRAAGEARTLEKKRITKKKAEAEANAGPVPFTGPIPGSCKEFSGSRAVGCTLMLAKGFGIAEFPCLNQLWNKESGWNYKAENRSSGAYGIPQALPGSKMGSVAADWKTNPATQIKWGLGYVKGRYKTPCGAWTYFQNNGHY
- a CDS encoding RNA polymerase sigma factor encodes the protein MLAPEELDAVVRAAQSGDENAFRQLYRLQQPALLRYLRVLVGEDAEDVASEAWLQIARDLRSFKGDGDGFRGWTATIARHRAMDLLRAQRRRPQSASGHADEYLAEMRADDDTADRALELVTTEAALTLIASLPQEMAEAVMLRVVVGLDAKTTGRILGRRPGAVRTAAYRGLGRLAQRLNIPEQRKPPPVTHFPAPALKEMR
- a CDS encoding DUF350 domain-containing protein, with the translated sequence MLEDLLEGAGRSIVFGLVGIGLMAIGYLLIDVLTPGKLKDLIFVERNPNASLLLAANQLGISAIVFTAIFTSYDSFGEGLASTVLFGLVGIGIMGLAFLVLDWMTPGKLGEVICTPERHGGALVSAASHFGAALIVCACIS